From a region of the Candidatus Jettenia caeni genome:
- a CDS encoding valyl-tRNA synthase yields MRTKLSTQYNPKEIDDKWYQFWEEKGFFHSEPNPSQKPYTIVIPPPNITGVLHMGHALNNIIQDILIRWRRMQGYNTLWMPGTDHAGIATQNVVERELAAKHKKREHLGRERFIEEVWKWKNQYGSTIIKQLKKLGSSCDWNRERFTMDEGLSTAVKEAFVRLFEKGLIYKGKYMINWCPRCCTALADDEVEHEEHEGNLWYIKYPFRDAPHLYFIVATTRPETMLGDVAVAVNPKDGRFKDMIGEILTLPIIGRELPIIADDFVDPSFGTGAVKVTPAHDPNDFEIGKRHTLTSIVIMHENGIMNENAGDYEGLDRFECRNALIEELKLKKYIENVVPHKHSVGHCYRCHTVIEPYISDQWFVKMRPLADAAIKATQEKSITFFPGRWEKIYLSWLENVRDWCISRQIWWGHRIPAWYCQECRATTVARETPMKCSKCGSTQLKQDEDVLDTWFSSALWPFSTMGWPKETPELLYYYPTSTLVTDRGIIYFWVARMVMMGLEMMHQVPFSNVYIHGTILDEQGRKMSKSLGNGIDPLAMIDTYGADAVRFSIIILTTEGQDIKLSESKFEMGRNFTNKLWNAARFVMMNLEEECPKEITIEPGDYQFEDTWILNRLDATIEACTSSLEQFKFNDAAMKIYDFMWHSFCDWYLEIVKARLYEPVSPRDKKVAQTVLARVFNQMLRILHPFIPFITEELWQNLKQTISENKIDIGDDIHGKAIICNIWPMATKQYGNHIEKTMVILQDIIRAIRNIRSKMNIMEKQKLNAVISFSENGEFGLKEHTDLLRRMANLEHLEIGKNLTKPINSACEVIGQIQAFVPLAGIIDPMAEKERQLKHLKQLEDHLLVVRRKLENQNFVARAPAHVVAMEQNRQKELLDQIGKVKLILHDLECRM; encoded by the coding sequence ATGCGGACAAAACTGTCAACACAATACAACCCAAAAGAGATAGACGACAAATGGTATCAGTTTTGGGAGGAAAAAGGGTTTTTTCATAGTGAACCAAACCCTTCCCAGAAACCATATACTATTGTCATTCCTCCTCCAAATATTACTGGTGTGCTTCATATGGGACACGCCTTAAACAATATTATTCAAGATATTTTGATCCGATGGAGACGCATGCAGGGATACAACACCCTGTGGATGCCTGGTACGGACCATGCGGGCATTGCTACCCAAAATGTAGTTGAAAGGGAATTAGCAGCTAAACACAAAAAGCGTGAGCATCTGGGACGGGAACGTTTTATAGAAGAGGTCTGGAAATGGAAAAATCAGTACGGCTCAACTATTATTAAACAGTTGAAAAAACTGGGAAGCTCATGCGATTGGAACCGGGAAAGATTTACGATGGATGAAGGCCTCTCAACTGCAGTAAAAGAAGCATTCGTGCGATTGTTTGAGAAAGGCTTAATCTATAAAGGCAAATACATGATTAACTGGTGTCCCCGATGCTGTACAGCCTTAGCCGATGATGAGGTTGAGCATGAAGAACATGAGGGGAATCTGTGGTATATAAAATATCCGTTCAGAGACGCGCCGCATCTCTATTTTATCGTAGCAACAACACGCCCTGAAACCATGCTGGGTGATGTTGCCGTAGCCGTTAACCCGAAAGATGGCCGCTTTAAGGATATGATAGGTGAAATCCTTACCCTCCCTATTATCGGGCGGGAATTGCCAATTATTGCCGATGATTTTGTAGACCCATCTTTTGGAACCGGTGCAGTTAAAGTTACACCTGCTCACGATCCTAATGACTTTGAGATTGGCAAACGCCATACGTTAACCTCCATTGTTATTATGCATGAGAATGGGATTATGAATGAGAATGCAGGCGATTACGAAGGACTGGACCGTTTTGAGTGCAGGAATGCTCTGATAGAAGAATTAAAATTGAAAAAATACATTGAAAATGTCGTCCCTCATAAGCATTCAGTTGGACATTGTTACCGGTGCCATACCGTCATTGAACCTTATATCTCTGATCAGTGGTTTGTAAAGATGCGTCCCCTTGCAGATGCAGCGATAAAGGCAACACAGGAAAAGTCTATAACATTCTTCCCTGGTCGATGGGAAAAGATATACTTAAGTTGGCTGGAAAATGTCCGGGATTGGTGTATCTCAAGACAGATCTGGTGGGGACACCGTATTCCCGCCTGGTATTGTCAGGAGTGCAGGGCAACCACAGTAGCACGTGAAACGCCCATGAAATGTTCAAAATGTGGTAGTACTCAATTGAAACAAGATGAAGATGTACTTGATACATGGTTCAGTTCTGCTCTATGGCCTTTTTCCACAATGGGGTGGCCTAAGGAAACGCCTGAATTGCTGTATTACTACCCTACGTCTACCCTTGTTACTGACCGGGGAATTATCTATTTCTGGGTAGCCCGAATGGTTATGATGGGACTCGAAATGATGCATCAAGTCCCTTTCTCCAATGTCTACATCCACGGTACAATCCTCGATGAACAGGGAAGGAAAATGAGCAAATCGCTGGGAAACGGCATTGACCCCCTTGCTATGATTGACACCTATGGAGCAGATGCTGTGCGATTTTCGATTATTATCCTAACCACGGAAGGCCAGGATATAAAACTTTCGGAAAGCAAATTTGAGATGGGTCGTAACTTTACGAACAAACTCTGGAATGCAGCACGGTTTGTTATGATGAATTTAGAAGAAGAATGTCCGAAAGAGATTACCATTGAACCCGGAGATTATCAATTTGAAGACACATGGATACTCAACCGGTTAGATGCAACAATTGAGGCCTGTACTTCATCTCTAGAACAATTCAAGTTTAATGATGCGGCCATGAAAATCTACGATTTTATGTGGCACTCCTTCTGCGATTGGTACCTGGAAATCGTTAAAGCTCGCCTCTATGAGCCGGTAAGTCCCAGAGATAAAAAGGTGGCACAAACAGTATTGGCAAGGGTATTTAATCAAATGCTCCGTATATTACATCCTTTTATTCCTTTTATTACCGAAGAATTATGGCAAAATTTAAAGCAAACTATTTCTGAAAATAAAATTGATATCGGGGATGATATACACGGTAAGGCCATTATCTGTAATATCTGGCCCATGGCGACAAAACAATATGGAAATCATATCGAAAAAACCATGGTCATCCTGCAGGATATTATCCGTGCTATTCGGAATATACGGAGTAAGATGAATATCATGGAAAAGCAAAAATTGAATGCTGTGATCTCCTTTTCAGAAAATGGTGAGTTCGGATTGAAAGAGCATACAGATCTCCTTAGGCGAATGGCCAACCTTGAGCATTTAGAGATTGGTAAAAATCTTACGAAACCCATTAACTCTGCTTGTGAAGTTATTGGACAAATACAAGCATTTGTGCCACTTGCAGGTATTATAGACCCGATGGCTGAAAAAGAGCGGCAACTAAAACATTTAAAACAACTGGAAGACCATTTACTCGTGGTAAGGCGTAAGCTGGAAAATCAAAATTTTGTTGCAAGGGCGCCCGCTCATGTTGTAGCAATGGAACAGAATCGCCAGAAGGAATTGTTAGACCAGATTGGTAAGGTAAAACTCATTTTGCACGATCTTGAGTGTAGAATGTGA
- a CDS encoding glycogen debranching enzyme yields MDILKDGDRRKESGRTIIFNRDICHDLSLSAEKEWLETNGIGGYASSTIIGANTRRYHGLLMAATRPPLGRSLLLSKVEETLSIGEKQFPLSTNFYPNAIHPEGYKNLIQFSLHPFPTFAYSVSGVDIKKIVFMVHGENTTIILYQVTGRGARPLAPLSLKIRIMIAFRDYHWLTSENPSLKTTYHILPHGIYLQPYEQLPPLYLFHNAQSIDTVQFWYKNMEYPKETERGLDAHEDHFSPFALQFDLNKEIDSYIVASTNACERWDILELLNTEINRRKGLYRKKCDDNGNADLLISPDFPLKKKDIDYFSFRKKEINRTCGKNAVEKTKDITKENLAAFIESLLNVSDSFIVKREGDKKSIIAGYHWFGDWGRDTMISLPGLTLVQGRFEDAREILLSYARYVSKGMIPNRFPDYGETPEYNTADASLWYIHAVYQYLRFTKDLNAVRRDLYNVLKEIIKYYKKGTRYHIHMDTDGLIYAGAEGVQLTWMDAKVGDWVVTPRMGKAVEINALWYNALQIMVFLARKMNLPDESTDYSILAQKVCESFNKHFWFEEGQYLYDFIEGETRNKAIRPNQIFAVSLPHSMLTMRRQKRVMEIVQEHLLTPYGLRTLSPKDKDYVGHCIGGVYERDKAYHQGTVWPWLIGPYISAYARVYAGHKNMQKYIEGLFEPFYTHLFESGLGTISEIFDGDPPHTPRGCISQAWSVAELLRTYFEHIYGLEND; encoded by the coding sequence ATGGATATTCTTAAAGACGGAGACAGGAGGAAAGAATCCGGTAGAACAATCATTTTCAATAGAGATATTTGTCATGACCTTTCCTTAAGCGCAGAAAAGGAGTGGTTAGAGACCAACGGTATTGGTGGCTATGCTTCCTCTACAATAATCGGTGCAAATACAAGGCGGTATCATGGTCTCCTTATGGCTGCTACAAGACCTCCCTTAGGGCGGTCTTTATTGCTATCCAAAGTGGAAGAAACTCTCTCTATAGGAGAGAAGCAGTTTCCGCTCTCTACGAATTTTTACCCGAATGCAATTCATCCTGAAGGATATAAAAATCTTATTCAATTTAGCTTGCATCCATTTCCTACCTTTGCTTATTCTGTGAGCGGGGTAGATATAAAAAAAATAGTGTTTATGGTTCACGGTGAAAATACTACTATCATTTTGTATCAAGTGACTGGTAGAGGAGCACGGCCGTTAGCTCCTTTGTCCTTGAAGATAAGGATCATGATTGCATTTCGTGATTATCATTGGCTTACCTCCGAAAATCCGTCTTTAAAGACCACTTATCATATTCTTCCGCATGGAATATATTTACAGCCATACGAACAGCTTCCCCCCCTGTATCTTTTTCATAATGCACAATCAATCGATACAGTTCAATTCTGGTATAAAAATATGGAATACCCAAAGGAGACCGAACGAGGTCTGGATGCGCACGAAGACCACTTTAGCCCTTTTGCTCTGCAGTTTGATCTGAATAAAGAGATTGATTCCTATATTGTTGCTTCAACAAATGCATGTGAGAGATGGGATATTTTAGAATTACTCAATACAGAAATTAACCGCAGGAAGGGTCTATACAGAAAAAAGTGTGATGATAATGGAAATGCAGATCTCTTAATTTCTCCTGATTTCCCTTTGAAAAAGAAGGATATCGATTATTTCTCTTTTCGCAAAAAGGAAATAAACCGGACTTGCGGAAAGAATGCGGTAGAAAAGACAAAAGATATAACGAAGGAAAATCTTGCTGCATTCATTGAGTCCTTATTGAATGTTTCAGATAGCTTCATTGTAAAGCGGGAAGGTGATAAGAAAAGTATTATTGCAGGATATCACTGGTTCGGGGATTGGGGACGGGATACTATGATTTCACTGCCTGGACTTACCCTTGTACAGGGAAGATTTGAAGATGCCCGGGAAATATTACTTTCGTATGCCCGGTATGTTAGTAAGGGGATGATTCCCAATCGGTTCCCGGATTATGGAGAGACTCCTGAATACAATACTGCCGATGCATCACTGTGGTATATTCATGCAGTATATCAGTATCTGCGCTTTACAAAAGATCTCAATGCCGTTCGCAGGGATTTATACAATGTACTAAAGGAGATTATTAAGTATTATAAGAAGGGAACTCGCTACCATATCCATATGGATACAGATGGCTTAATCTATGCTGGTGCAGAAGGGGTGCAACTGACATGGATGGATGCTAAAGTGGGGGATTGGGTTGTAACACCACGGATGGGAAAGGCTGTAGAAATCAATGCCCTTTGGTATAATGCACTGCAGATCATGGTATTTCTTGCCCGTAAGATGAATTTACCTGATGAAAGTACAGATTATAGTATCTTGGCGCAGAAGGTATGCGAGTCATTTAATAAACACTTCTGGTTTGAAGAAGGGCAGTACCTTTATGATTTCATAGAGGGAGAAACAAGAAATAAGGCCATTCGCCCTAATCAAATATTTGCTGTAAGTTTGCCACATTCGATGTTAACCATGAGAAGACAGAAACGTGTGATGGAGATAGTACAGGAGCACCTTTTGACACCTTATGGACTGAGAACTCTTTCACCAAAAGATAAAGATTATGTGGGGCATTGTATTGGAGGTGTTTATGAGAGAGATAAGGCATATCATCAGGGCACTGTATGGCCGTGGTTAATAGGTCCCTACATTTCAGCCTATGCCAGGGTGTATGCAGGCCATAAAAATATGCAAAAATATATTGAAGGACTTTTTGAGCCGTTTTATACGCATCTATTTGAATCCGGACTGGGAACGATTTCTGAAATATTTGATGGAGACCCTCCTCACACCCCACGCGGGTGTATTTCTCAGGCCTGGAGTGTAGCAGAGCTATTACGCACCTATTTTGAACATATATATGGGCTTGAGAACGATTAA
- a CDS encoding aldehyde dehydrogenase yields the protein MQNTGRYLIASEWREGKNVLEIRNPYNNDMVGITFLAEENDAEDAIQAAVRAFEETRRLPGFKRAEILGNIRDGIRKRSEEFARLITLETGKPIADSRTEVERAVGTFQIAFEESKRIFGEYIPLDISERSRNRTGLNRRFPIGPIVGISPFNFPLILIAHKVAPAFAAGNPILIKPSLKTPLTALLLGEVISESGWPAGGFSVFPCTVNLSERIVADERIRMLTFTGSAGVGWRLKQIAGRKRVILELGGNAGAIIDSSDNLDYAVKRCIASAFSFSGQVCISLQRLFVNKKIYDSFMSSFVDNIKTLKMGNPMDEETRLGPMIDEQAAQRVELWVNEAVRGGATLITGGRRKGTFYESTVITNTTPQMKVNTHELFAPAVTVSGHDTFEEAVRQLNDSIYGLQASVFTNNIRHAFYAYEHLEVGGVMVNDVPSFRSDNMPYGGVKESGIGREGVRYAIEEMTEPKLLVLNLS from the coding sequence ATGCAAAATACCGGTAGATATCTCATTGCCAGCGAATGGCGGGAAGGTAAGAATGTGCTTGAGATAAGGAATCCCTATAATAATGATATGGTAGGTATTACCTTTTTGGCAGAAGAGAATGATGCAGAGGATGCTATCCAGGCTGCTGTCCGTGCCTTTGAAGAAACGAGAAGGCTCCCTGGTTTTAAAAGAGCTGAAATTCTTGGTAATATTCGTGATGGAATCCGTAAAAGAAGTGAAGAATTTGCACGATTGATAACGCTGGAAACGGGTAAACCTATTGCCGATTCCCGGACTGAAGTAGAAAGGGCTGTCGGGACATTTCAAATAGCATTCGAGGAATCAAAAAGAATATTTGGAGAATACATTCCTTTAGATATTTCCGAGCGATCCAGGAATAGGACTGGTTTAAACAGACGTTTTCCCATAGGGCCAATAGTAGGCATTTCACCTTTTAATTTTCCCCTGATCTTAATAGCCCATAAAGTGGCGCCGGCGTTTGCGGCAGGAAATCCCATTCTTATCAAACCATCTTTAAAAACACCTCTGACTGCGCTGCTTCTCGGCGAAGTTATTTCTGAGTCAGGTTGGCCTGCAGGCGGTTTTAGCGTATTCCCTTGTACCGTAAATCTGTCCGAACGAATAGTAGCAGACGAACGTATCAGGATGCTTACTTTCACTGGCAGCGCCGGGGTAGGTTGGAGGCTTAAACAAATTGCTGGCAGGAAAAGGGTAATATTGGAATTGGGTGGAAATGCAGGTGCGATTATTGATAGTAGTGATAATCTGGATTATGCGGTGAAGCGATGCATTGCCAGCGCTTTCTCATTTAGCGGACAGGTTTGTATATCTCTCCAAAGGTTGTTTGTTAATAAAAAAATATATGACAGCTTTATGTCGAGTTTTGTAGATAACATAAAGACATTAAAAATGGGTAATCCTATGGATGAAGAAACGAGGCTTGGGCCAATGATCGATGAGCAGGCTGCACAGAGGGTAGAATTATGGGTCAATGAAGCAGTAAGAGGTGGCGCGACACTCATTACCGGAGGAAGACGTAAAGGTACGTTCTATGAGTCAACGGTAATTACCAATACCACGCCGCAAATGAAGGTTAATACTCATGAGCTATTTGCACCGGCTGTAACGGTCTCAGGACACGATACTTTTGAAGAAGCGGTAAGGCAATTAAATGATTCTATCTATGGATTACAGGCAAGTGTATTTACGAATAATATACGGCATGCCTTTTACGCCTATGAGCATTTGGAGGTAGGTGGTGTGATGGTGAATGATGTACCATCTTTTCGTTCTGATAATATGCCTTATGGTGGGGTTAAGGAGTCGGGTATTGGACGGGAAGGCGTTCGTTATGCTATCGAAGAGATGACAGAACCTAAATTATTAGTTTTGAATTTATCTTAA
- a CDS encoding bacterioferritin, whose amino-acid sequence MQGNTQVIEALNEILISELTSINQYFLHAKMCENWGYQCLYEDNEKRAIEEMKHAEKLMERMLFLEGSPTVSKLDKVTIGKTVKEQAENDHALEMTAIQRLQKAIKLCIDVSDGGSRELLEHILVEEEAHVDDLESYLQQIKDMGIENFLSIQVHKEEKS is encoded by the coding sequence ATGCAAGGAAATACACAAGTTATCGAAGCGCTCAATGAAATACTTATCTCAGAATTGACATCCATCAATCAATATTTTCTCCATGCCAAAATGTGTGAGAACTGGGGATATCAATGTTTATATGAGGATAATGAAAAGAGAGCAATAGAAGAGATGAAGCATGCAGAGAAATTGATGGAACGCATGTTATTTTTAGAAGGTAGTCCTACCGTTAGTAAACTCGATAAAGTTACTATAGGAAAAACGGTGAAAGAACAGGCGGAAAATGATCATGCACTAGAAATGACAGCGATTCAGAGGCTTCAAAAGGCTATCAAACTCTGCATCGATGTGAGTGATGGCGGCTCACGCGAGTTACTGGAACATATCCTTGTCGAAGAAGAAGCCCACGTCGATGATTTAGAATCCTATTTACAACAAATCAAGGATATGGGAATTGAGAATTTCTTGTCTATACAGGTACACAAAGAAGAGAAATCTTAA
- a CDS encoding aspartate kinase, translating into MGLIVQKFGGTSVANAERIRAAAKRIIETYKAGNKVIVVVSARGQTTDELIDLAYELTDNPSTRELDMLMSTGEQISIALVAMAIHALGYPAVSFTGGQVGIITDSYHTKARIRNISTNRIQKELENGTIVIVAGFQGVDANENITTLGRGGSDTTAVALASIMGADRCDIFTDVDGIYTADPRKVPYARKLDKVSYDEILELASLGAQVMHSRSIEFAKKYNVPLYVRSSFNNSEGTLICKEVKEMEDIVVSGVAVSKEDAKITIRAVPDVPGQAAKIFHEIARRNINVDMIIQNASIEGRADVTFTVPRSDLRIALETAEKIKNDLGAKEVMHDSKIAKLSVVGIGMRSHCGVAEKMFSVLADEKINIQMISTSEIKISCVIDDAHADRALRAVHTAFGLDKVEKEKEEIIKV; encoded by the coding sequence ATGGGACTTATCGTACAGAAATTTGGTGGCACTTCTGTAGCCAATGCAGAACGTATTAGGGCGGCCGCAAAACGTATCATCGAGACATACAAGGCCGGGAATAAGGTAATTGTGGTAGTGTCAGCGAGAGGTCAAACGACTGATGAACTGATTGATCTTGCCTATGAACTGACGGATAATCCATCAACACGTGAACTTGATATGCTTATGTCTACCGGAGAACAGATTTCCATAGCCCTTGTGGCTATGGCAATCCATGCGCTTGGATATCCGGCTGTTTCTTTTACCGGAGGACAGGTAGGTATCATTACTGACAGCTATCATACCAAGGCGCGCATCAGGAACATTAGTACGAATCGTATTCAAAAAGAACTGGAGAACGGTACAATTGTTATTGTTGCCGGATTTCAGGGTGTTGATGCAAATGAAAATATTACCACTCTCGGACGCGGTGGTTCGGATACAACGGCTGTAGCTTTAGCCTCTATCATGGGGGCAGACCGGTGTGATATTTTTACTGATGTGGATGGTATCTATACCGCTGACCCACGGAAAGTTCCGTATGCGCGGAAACTTGATAAGGTATCGTACGATGAGATACTTGAACTGGCAAGCCTGGGAGCACAGGTGATGCATTCCCGTTCAATCGAATTTGCAAAAAAATATAACGTTCCCCTGTATGTCCGGTCAAGCTTTAATAATAGCGAAGGGACGTTGATTTGTAAGGAGGTGAAGGAGATGGAGGATATTGTTGTTAGCGGCGTTGCCGTAAGCAAAGAAGATGCAAAGATTACTATTCGGGCTGTACCCGACGTTCCTGGTCAGGCTGCTAAGATATTTCATGAGATTGCCCGAAGGAATATTAACGTAGATATGATTATACAGAATGCCAGTATCGAGGGTAGGGCGGATGTAACATTCACGGTGCCAAGAAGTGATTTACGAATAGCCCTGGAAACTGCAGAAAAGATAAAGAATGACCTTGGTGCTAAAGAAGTAATGCATGATAGTAAGATTGCTAAACTTTCAGTGGTAGGTATTGGCATGCGGAGTCACTGCGGTGTAGCTGAAAAAATGTTTAGCGTATTAGCCGACGAGAAGATCAATATTCAGATGATCAGTACTTCAGAGATTAAGATCTCCTGTGTGATTGATGACGCCCACGCTGATCGTGCCTTACGGGCTGTTCATACAGCTTTTGGACTCGATAAAGTAGAAAAGGAAAAAGAAGAGATTATTAAGGTATAA
- a CDS encoding heme biosynthesis protein encodes MSHPHHPHGQHPGGHSIPHGHGNMPETIRETYARIKDDTSGKSAAEYMKNMKNQLRLVFWETTAGCNLECIHCRRLDVSTTLARDDMSTKEAFAFVDAVAETGKPILVLSGGEPLFRPDIFEIAKYAVSKGLSVALATNGTLVDDKTAKRIVDAGIARVSISFDGADARTHDEFRKIPGSFERSIAGFKRLKDLGMSMQINCTIAKHNVDQVDDLYQLALKMGAEALHIFMLVPVGCGVQIADDQMLHPKKYEEVLNHFYDLSKEARIQTKATCAPHYFRIMRERAKEEGVTISPKTHGMAAMTKGCLAGTGVCFVSHKGEVFPCGYLPVEAGHVRKQRFVDIWNNSPVFQKLRDPDLLEGKCGACEYKKVCEGCRARAFYDTGNYLAEEPYCIYQPKLARTDKV; translated from the coding sequence ATGTCGCATCCACATCATCCACATGGTCAACATCCAGGTGGTCACTCCATACCTCATGGGCATGGTAATATGCCAGAAACTATACGAGAAACCTATGCACGTATAAAAGATGATACTTCCGGCAAGTCTGCTGCCGAGTATATGAAGAACATGAAAAATCAGTTGCGTCTGGTTTTTTGGGAAACAACGGCAGGGTGTAACCTGGAGTGTATCCACTGTCGCAGGCTTGATGTAAGCACAACCCTCGCCAGAGATGACATGTCTACAAAAGAGGCTTTCGCCTTTGTAGATGCCGTTGCGGAAACGGGTAAACCTATTCTGGTACTCAGTGGAGGTGAACCGCTCTTCAGGCCCGACATCTTCGAGATAGCAAAGTATGCGGTAAGTAAAGGGCTGAGCGTTGCGTTAGCAACCAATGGAACACTGGTTGACGATAAGACTGCAAAAAGGATTGTAGATGCAGGCATTGCCCGCGTATCGATCAGTTTTGATGGTGCAGATGCCAGGACTCATGATGAATTCCGAAAGATACCGGGTTCATTCGAACGTTCTATCGCAGGGTTTAAACGATTGAAGGACCTTGGCATGAGCATGCAAATCAACTGTACCATTGCAAAACATAATGTCGATCAGGTCGACGATCTGTATCAACTCGCTCTTAAGATGGGTGCAGAGGCATTGCATATCTTTATGCTCGTACCAGTGGGATGCGGTGTTCAGATTGCTGATGATCAAATGCTTCACCCAAAGAAATATGAAGAAGTACTGAACCATTTTTACGACCTTTCCAAAGAGGCCAGGATTCAAACAAAGGCCACCTGTGCGCCCCATTATTTCCGTATTATGCGGGAACGTGCCAAAGAGGAAGGTGTTACCATATCACCCAAGACGCATGGCATGGCTGCCATGACGAAGGGATGTCTGGCTGGCACCGGTGTATGTTTCGTTTCTCATAAGGGAGAGGTCTTTCCTTGTGGTTATTTGCCGGTAGAGGCCGGTCATGTAAGAAAACAAAGGTTTGTAGATATCTGGAATAATTCACCTGTCTTTCAGAAGCTGCGCGATCCCGATCTTCTGGAAGGCAAATGCGGGGCATGTGAATATAAGAAGGTGTGTGAGGGTTGCAGAGCACGGGCATTTTACGATACCGGCAACTATTTGGCTGAAGAACCTTATTGCATTTATCAGCCAAAACTGGCCCGTACAGACAAAGTTTAG
- a CDS encoding 2-isopropylmalate synthase: MDKIFIYDTTLRDGSQSEGISFSLQDKLAITLKLDDLGVDYIEGGYPIANPKDEAYFKEVKSLKLHHAKVASFGSTRRADKHVEDDRNVTALLQADTPVVTIVGKSWDFQVTDVLKVSLDENLKMVSDTVAYLKSKNREVFFDAEHFFDGYKKNREYALKVLQAAQSSGADAIVLCDTNGGSLPAEVAEIVRDVRQKIQGMLGIHVHNDGDLAVANTLAAIDQGVRQVQGTINGFGERCGNADLCSIIPNLVLKRRYHCLRDGRLKKLTEVSRYVYETANLLLRPNQPFVGTSAFAHKGGLHINAIQKNKGTYEHIPPESVGNERKILISELSGSSTILAKIEKFHLTHDGAFMRSILETVQNLENEGYQFESAEASFELLVRKKAGRYKPFFNLQGFRVIVEKRENGLPITEATVKVEVDGIQELSASEGEGPVNALDSALRKALERFYPSLKDMKLVDYKVRVINPRKGTAAKVRVFIESQDEKNIWNTVGVSENLIDASWHALVDSIEYKLLKEQEMVSKK; this comes from the coding sequence ATGGATAAAATTTTTATTTACGATACCACATTACGTGATGGCAGCCAATCTGAAGGGATCTCCTTCTCGTTACAGGATAAACTGGCCATTACCTTAAAGTTAGACGATCTGGGGGTAGATTATATAGAAGGTGGTTATCCTATTGCCAATCCGAAAGATGAAGCCTACTTTAAGGAAGTAAAATCGCTGAAATTACATCATGCAAAGGTCGCATCTTTTGGAAGCACACGGAGAGCGGATAAGCATGTCGAAGATGACCGAAATGTAACAGCGCTACTACAGGCAGATACACCTGTTGTTACCATTGTCGGGAAGAGCTGGGATTTTCAGGTAACGGATGTACTGAAGGTATCACTGGATGAGAATCTTAAGATGGTTTCCGATACGGTCGCATATCTTAAATCTAAAAACCGGGAAGTCTTTTTTGACGCCGAACATTTTTTCGATGGGTATAAGAAAAACCGTGAATACGCCCTGAAGGTACTTCAGGCAGCCCAGTCCTCAGGCGCTGATGCTATCGTATTATGTGATACGAACGGGGGCAGTTTACCTGCAGAAGTGGCAGAGATCGTAAGAGACGTCAGGCAAAAAATACAAGGCATGTTGGGTATCCACGTCCATAATGACGGTGACCTTGCAGTGGCAAATACCCTTGCAGCCATAGATCAGGGAGTAAGACAGGTGCAGGGGACGATTAACGGGTTTGGGGAGCGTTGCGGGAATGCAGATTTGTGCTCCATTATTCCCAATCTGGTTTTGAAAAGGAGATATCATTGTTTACGTGATGGCAGACTGAAAAAGCTTACCGAGGTATCCAGGTATGTTTATGAAACGGCTAATCTGCTTCTTCGGCCTAATCAACCGTTTGTAGGGACCAGCGCCTTTGCCCATAAAGGCGGGCTACATATTAATGCCATTCAAAAAAATAAGGGTACCTATGAGCACATTCCTCCGGAGTCAGTGGGAAATGAACGGAAGATATTGATCTCTGAGCTTTCAGGCAGCTCGACGATCCTTGCAAAGATAGAAAAGTTTCATCTGACCCATGATGGCGCTTTTATGAGATCTATCCTTGAAACGGTTCAAAACCTGGAGAATGAAGGATATCAATTCGAATCTGCCGAGGCGTCATTTGAACTCCTGGTAAGAAAAAAAGCCGGTCGATATAAACCCTTCTTTAACCTGCAAGGATTTCGGGTGATTGTCGAGAAGAGGGAAAACGGATTACCGATAACAGAGGCAACGGTCAAGGTGGAGGTGGATGGTATCCAGGAGCTTTCTGCAAGTGAGGGGGAGGGTCCGGTAAATGCCCTTGATTCAGCGCTACGCAAGGCATTGGAGCGGTTCTACCCGTCATTAAAAGATATGAAACTCGTGGATTATAAAGTCCGTGTCATTAATCCACGGAAAGGAACTGCAGCCAAGGTAAGGGTATTTATTGAATCACAGGATGAAAAAAATATCTGGAATACCGTCGGTGTATCAGAAAATTTAATCGATGCAAGCTGGCATGCCCTTGTGGATAGCATTGAATATAAATTGTTAAAAGAACAGGAGATGGTAAGTAAGAAATAG